Genomic segment of Myxococcus stipitatus:
ACGCAGGTGCCGGACGACGGTGTCCTCGCGGCGCGAGCGAGGCAGGCCTTCTTCGAGTACACCCCCGTGGGCGGCGCCGCGCGCGCGGAGGGTCGCATCCACCGGCAGCTGTCACAGGGGCCGTTGCTGGACGTGTTCATCCCCGACGTGCGGGCCTTCCGAGGGCCCAACTCCGTCAACCGCCAGGAGCAGCAGGGGCCGGAGACGGCGTTCCTGGGGCGCGCACAGCTGGAGGGACTCAAGCAGTCGCTGGCGTCGTCGAAGGCCACGTGGAAGGTGATTGCGACCAGCATGCCGCTGGGGCTCATCGTCCCCGCGGAGAAGTTGGGGGAAGGCTCCTGGCGGATGGAGGCCTGGGCCAACGGTCCGGGGGCTCCGCTGGGGCGCGAGCTGGAGCTGGCCGAGCTGCTCTCGTTCCTGAAGGAGCGGAAGGTCCGCAACGTGGTGTTCCTCACCGCGGACGTCCACTACCCGGCCATGCACCAGTACCACCCGGACCGGGCGCGGTTCCGGGACTTCGACCCGTTCTGGGAGTTCGTCGCGGGGCCGCTCAACGCGGGCACCTTCGGGTCCATGCCGCTGGATGAGACCTTCGGGCCGGAGGTGCGGTGGCAGAAGCCGGCGACGGTGATGAACGCCGCGCCCTGGGAAGGTCAGCAGTACTTCGGCAGCGTGCGCATCCAGGGGAACAGCGGCGTGATGACCGTCGCCATCCATGACCTCTCCGGCAAGGCGCTGCACCAGGTGGAGCTGGAACCCATCCGCTGAGCCGTGGTTCAGGTCGTGAGCACAAGCTTGACGAGCTCCGGGGCTGCCCACTCGCATGGGGAGCCAGGCGAGCGTCGCGAGGGAGACACATGGACAAGGTCATCGTCATCACGGGGGCAAGCGGGGGCATCGGAGCCGCGCTCGCGCAGGCCGCGGGCGCGCGAGGAGCGAAGCTCGTGTTGGCGGCTCGGCGACAAGCGGAGCTCGAAGCGGTCGCAGCCCGTTCTGGCCCGGATGCGCTCGCGGTGGTCACCGACGTGACGTCCCGCGCGGAGGTGGAGCGCCTTCGCGACGCGGCGCTGGCGCGCTTCGGCCGCATCGATGTCTGGGTGAACAACGCGGGACGCGGCATCACCCGAGGCGTGGCCGAGCTCACCGATGAAGACCTCGCGTCCATGTGGCGCGACAACGTCAACAGCGCGCTCTACGGGATGCAGGCGGTGCTGCCGCACTTCCAAGCGCGCGACGCGGGCCAGATCCTCAACGTCTCCAGCGTGCTCGGGCGGCTTCCTGTCGTCCCGCCTCGCTCGGCGTACAGCGCGGCCAAGCATGCGCTGAACGCGCTGAGCGCCTGTCTTCGCCAGGAGCTGCGTGAGACACATCCGGGCATCTGGGTCACCGTGGTGATGCCGGGCGTCGTCGCCACCGAGTTCGGTTCGAACGCGCTGGGCGGCGGGATGGACTCGCGCGCGATTCCAGGTGCCCAGCCCGTCGAGGAGGCCGCGCAGGTCATCCTCGACGCCATCGTCCATCCGCGTCCGGAGGTCTACACCCGCGCGCACACGCAAGCGGAGGTCGAGCGCTACTACCACGACGTCGCCGCCTTCGAGCGCGCGCCCGGGCCGGGACCCGGGCGCTGAGGCCGTCAGGCGCAGCGTCACTCGTAGCGGAGGGACTCGATGGGGGCCAGGCTCGCGGCGCGGCGGGCGGGCCAGATGCCGAAGAACACACCCACGGTGGCCGAGAAGGCGATGGCCACCCCGATGGCCTCGGGGGCGATGACCATCGTCCACCCCATGATGCGCTGGAGCACCGCGGCCCCCCCAATCCCCAAGAGGAGTCCCAGCGTTCCGCCCGCGAGGCACAGCACCAGCGACTCGACGAGGAACTGGAGCAGGATGTCCGTGCCCGTCGCGCCCAGCGCCTTGCGCAGGCCAATCTCCCGCGTCCGCTCCGTCACGGACACCAGCATGATGTTCATGATGCCGATGCCTCCCACGAGCAGGGAGATGGCGGCGATGCCCGCGAGCAGCAGCGAGAAGGTCTGCGTCGTCTCCTGCACCGTCGCGAGCAGGGAGGCCTGGTCGCGGATGTTGAAGTCCGCCTGCTGCTCGGGGCGGAGGCGGTGCTCGCGCCGCAGCTTCAGGTCGATCTCCGCCATGGCGTTCTCCATGGACTTCTCATCCGATGCCTGCACCGCGATGGAGCGGATGCGGTTGCTGCCCATCACCCGGAACTGCGCGGTGGACAGCGGGATGTAGAGGCTCTCGTCGGGATTGGAGAAGCCCTGCGAACCCTTCTCCGCCAGGACACCGATGACCTCGAAGGGGATGCCTCGGATGCGCACCGTCTCGCCCACGAGCGACGCCGAGTCCCTCAAGCCGAGCTGCGTTCCCGCCAGCGCGCCCAGGACCACCACGCGGCGGCGGCCCCGGTCCTCTTCATCGGAGAACATCCGCCCGGCCGTGAGGTGGGACTCGTTGATGCTGAAGTACGCCGGCCACGTGCCCACCACCGAGAGGTTGGCGTTGCTCGCGCCGTACTCCACCTGGAAGCGCGACTCGATCTCCGGCGCCACGGCCTGGATGTGCTTGGGCTGCGCGCGCAGGGCCTCCGCGTCGTCGATGGTCATCGTCGCCTGACCTCGGCCGAGTCCTCCCGAGAAGCTCTGCCCGGGGCGCACGGTCAGCACGTTCGTTCCCAGCGTCTTGAGCCGCTGCTCGACGGACCGCTGGGCCCCTTCACCCAGCGCCACCATGGTGATGACGGCCGCGATGCCGATGACGATGCCGAGCATCGTCAACAGTGAGCGCAGCTTGTTGGCAAGGACCGCGTCGAACGCGACCCGGATGATTTCACCCATGACCTGGCCTCCTCCTCCCGCCGGCTAGCGCCCGCCGCGCATGCCACCACCGCCACCGCCGGCGCCCGGGAACATGCCCCCGGTCGCCTGTCGGAACCGCTCGTTCTGCCGCTGCTGTTGCTGCTGGAGCTGCGCCACGGACACGAGCAGGACCTGCTCACCGGGCTCCAGGCCGCTGAGGACCTCGGAGTTCTCCCAGTCGCTCAGCCCCAGCACCACCTTGCGAGGCTCCGGGCCCGTCTTGCCCTGCACGAACACGAGGCCCGGCCGCGTGTCACCCGTGCCCTGTCGTCCACCGCGCTGACGCCGTCCCTCGCCACCACCTCCCGGGGGGCTCGCGGTCGCCAGGACGTTCTGGCCCTGCGACTCCGTGCCGGCCGCCGCGGTGGCGGAAGGGGCGAGGCTCGGGCCCTTGTTCTCCGGATGACCCGCGGTAGCCTCTCCGCTCGTGGGCGTGGCCGTGTTCTCCGACGGGCCGTTGCCTCCGGACCCGCCCCGGCCCCGGCCTTCGCCCTTGGCGCCCTGGGGACGCAGCAGCGAGCGCACGGCGTCCTCGGTGAGGCCCACCGCCACCGCGGCGGCGCGGGCGTCTCGCAGGCCGACGACCGCGGAGTTGGGGACGGTGATGGCGTCGCGGCGGCTCGAGATTTCAATCGCCACCTCCGCGTTCATTCCCGGGCGCAGCAGTCCGTCTGGATTGTCCAGGCGCACGAGGACGGGGAAGAGGGTGACGTTCTGCTCCACCAGGGCCTGCGGCTCGATCTTCACGACCTCGCCGATGAACGTCCGGCCGGGGTAGGCCTCCATCGTGACGCGGGCCTTGAGACCCGGGCGAATCTGTCCCACGTCCGTCTCGTCGACCTTGGCTCGCACCTGCATGATGGACAGGTCCGCCATCTTGAAGAGCGTGCTGCCGCCGGACACGTTCGACGTGGCCGACGCGATGATCTGCCCGGGCTGGATCTGCCGCTCCAGCAGCGTGCCGGAACTGGGCGCGCGGATGGTGACGTCGCGGCTGCGCTCCTTGGCGAGCTGGAGGTTCGTCTCCGCGCGCACCTTGGCGGCCCGCGCGGTGGCGAAGGCATCCACGGAGGACTCGAACTCCTGCTGCGTGACGTAGCCGGACTGGCGCAGCGACTCCATGCGCTGGCGCTGGGCTTCCGTCGTGTTCAGCCGCACGCGCGCGGACTCCAGGTCCGCCTGCGCCTGGGCCAGCGCGTTCTGCACGTCGCGCGGGTCGATCTCCGCGAGCAGTGCGTCCTTCTCCACCTTGTCGCCGGTGTCGAACAGGACGCGCAGCACTTCACCGGACGCCTTGGACTTCACCTCCACCACACGCAGCGGCTCCACCAGTCCAGCGGACTCCGCGACGACCTCCATGTCCCGGCGCTCCACGGTGGCCAGCGCCGCCGAGCGCTCCGGTGTCCTGGGCTGACTCTCCCGCTGGGTGGCGTAGACGCCCGCTCCGAGCAGGACCGCCGCGACACCCGTGATGACCCACTTCTTCGCCTTGCTCACGACGTCCTCCAGGTCTTCGTGGCCACGCTGTGCGCGGTCCCACTCAAGTCCGCTTCCGCTCGTCCCGCTCGATGACGCCGTCTTTCAAGAACAGCACCCGCTGCGCATGCGCCGCGATATCCGCTTCGTGTGTGACGAGCATCAAGGTCTGCCCCTGCGAATGCAGCTCGCCGAAGAGGGCCATGATCTCCTCGCCCGTGTGGCTGTCGAGGGCGCCCGTGGGCTCGTCGGCCAGCAGCAGCGCGGGGTGCGTCACCAGCGCGCGGGCGATCGCGACGCGCTGCCGCTGACCCCCGGAGAGCTCGTTGGGGCGATGGTCCTTGCGCGCGCCCAGTCCCACCTTCTCCAGCATGGCCGCGGCGCGCTCCAGCCGGACCTTCCGGGGCACGCGCGCGTACACCAGCGGCAGCGCCACGTTGTCGAGCGCGGACGCGCGAGGCAGCAGGTTGAAGCTCTGGAACACGAACCCCAGCTCCCGGTTGCGGATGCGTGCGAGCGCGTTCTCCGTCATGCCCGCCACCGGCTGGCCGTTGAGCCAGTACTGACCCGCGCTGGGGATGTCCAGGCAGCCGATGAGGTTCATGAACGTCGACTTGCCGGAGCCCGAGGGCCCCATCACGGCGACGTACTCGTTGCGGCGGATGGTCAGGTCCACGCCGCGCAGCGCCCGGACGACCTCCGAGCCCATCGTGTAGTCCTTGCGCAGCCCCTCCACGCGGATGACCACGTCCGCGATGTCGCGCGCCTCGGTGCCTGGTGTGGCCGTGCTCACAGCGGCCTCCCGGCGAGTGCCTCCAGCTCCGCGCGCGCGATGCGGTAGTCGAAGCGGGAGGACACGAGGTTGATCTCCGCCTGGACCAGGCTCTCCTGCGATGTCAGCAGCTCGAGGATGGTGGTGGCGCCCAGGCGGTAGCGCTCCTGCTGCACCTTGAGGTCCTCGCGGGCCACCTCCACCGACTGGACGGAGAAGGTGATGCGGTCCTCCGCGAGCCGAAGCTGCGCCAGCGCCTGACCGGCCCCGCTGCGGACCGCGCGTCGCGTGTCCGCGAGCTGCGCCTGCGACACCACTTCCTGGGTGCGCGCACGCTGCACGCGCTCCTCGCGCAGGAAGCCATCGAAGATGGGATAGGAGACGCCGAGCCGCACCGACCAGCTCGTCCTGCCGCCGTTGAAGCTCGGGTCCTGGTTGAACCAGTCATAGCCCGCGGACAGCCGCACCGTGGGGAGGTAGGTCGCCTTCGCGACACTCACGCCCGCTTGCGACGCGCCCAGCGTGGAGGCCGCGGCGAGCACATCGGGGGCATTGGCTTCGAGCTCGGAGATCAGTGCGGCGTCCGTGAGCGTGAGGGGCTTGGGCGTGATGTTCGCATCGGGGCTCGCCTCCACGGGGCCGTCCTCGCCGACGAGGCGCCCCAGTGCGAGCGCCGCCGACGTGCGCTGGGTCTCCGCGGTGCGCAGGGCCTCTTTCGCCGTGGTGTGGTCGAGCTGCGCGCGGAGCAGGTCCGAGCGTGTCGCGGAGCCCACCGCGAGCCGCCGCTCGGCGGCGCCTTCGTTCTGCCGGGCCCGCTCGATGCGGGCATTCGCCACTTCCTCGAGCCCCATGGCGCGGAGGACCTCGTAGAACGCGCGCTCCACGGCGAGCACGGCGGCGGCGCGCTGCGCGGTGAGCTGCGCCTGGGCCGCTCCGGATTGTGCGCGGGTCTGCTTGCGCGTGGCGCTCCGCTGTCCGCCGGTGAAGACATTCCACGAGGCGGCCAGGCCCGCGCTGTACGTGTCATTGGAGCCGGAGACGACGGCGCCCGTCACGGGCTCGATGCGCTCGGTGCTCGCGAGCGAACCCGACGCGCTCGCGGAGAGCGAGGGGATATAGGCGCCCACCGCGCTGAGCTCGGCGGCCTCGGCGTTGGTGACACTGCCCTTGGCCTGGGCCACCTGCGGATTCGCCTTGAGCGCTCGGGCGATGGCTTCCTCGAGCGTGACACGCATCACCTTGGGCTCGGCCTCGCTCGCGGGCGCGGGGGCCTGGGCTTCCGGTGCGGGCGCGGCCGAGGGGGCGGGCTCCTGCGCCGTCTGCGTGGGCGCATCGGCTTGCATCCGCACCGCGGATGGGTCGGCGCGGGCCATGTTCGAGACGGGCGCCGTCACCATGCCCACGAGGCCGAGGGTCAGCAGGGGCATCCGGTGGGGCCGTCTCTTGAACCACGCTCTCTGGAGCATCGTCATCGCAGCCTTGTCCCGTTGAAGTCCGGTGCACCCGTGGCGCCCGGAGGACTCGGGATGGGCAGTTGCATGCGCCTTGCCAGTGCTCAACCCCCTGGAATCGCATGGATAATCCGGGCGGGGAGCGCGAAGGCCGCCGACGGGCTGCGGATTTCGCACGCACGGATGTCAGCGGGCCCCGGGCCGCGAGGGGCATTCCGGCGGCGACGCCGGGCCTCGTGCTTGCACAGGGCTGGAGGGACACGGCGGACAAGGTGCCGTTCCAACCCCTGGAGAGAGGCGAATGGGCTCGACAGCAACCAGGCCATGGGGCGCTCGCGCGGAGAGAGGGCATGACGGAAGGGAGTGCGGATTCCGCACCGTGCATGCAGAGTTCGCAGCGAGCGGAGGAACCTCATGGAGTGGGAGACACCTCGGGAGAGGTCACGACCGATGAGCCTCGTGGCGCGATGGAGGCGGCCCGTGGGGCCGTGGATGCCCTGGGCCCTGGTGGGGCTGATGTGCGCCGTGTTGCTTTCCACGGTGCTCTTCATCCGCCGGTCCGCCGTGGAGGCGTCGTCGCTGGTGGTGCGCGGCATGGCGAACGTCCTGATGCACACCGGGCTGGATGCCTTCCGGGAGGGCACGGGCCCGCCGACCCAGCAGGCGCTGCAGGCCTTCCTGGAGGCCCACCAGGAGGGCGGCCTCCGGTACGTGGCCATCCTCGAGGACGGGCGCGTGCTCGCCTCGGTCGGCGAGGGCTCGCTGGGGGAGATCCAGGACGGCCCCCAGCTGCGCATCGAGAAGGGGAAGGGCCGCTTCATCCATCGGCTGCGCAAGCCTCGTCCGGACCCGCAGGCCCAGGTGGGCGGCGCGGAGCCGATGCCTCCGCCGCCTCCCCCCGAGGCTCGCCGCAACCTGCGCATCGGCTACGAGTTCGAGCCCATCACCGCGCTCGAGCTGACGGACCGCTCCCAGCATCTGCTGGTCATCGCGGTGGTGTCGGTGATGGGCATCCTGGGGTTGACCTTCGCGTTCACGCGCTCGCTGGCGCAGCGCGAGGCCCTGGCGACGGAGCTGGAGCGCGGACGCCGGCTGGCGGCCCTGGGCACCATGTCCGCGGTGCTCGCGCATGAGCTGCGCAATCCGCTGGCGTCACTCAAGGGCCATGCCCAGCTGCTGGCCGAGCGTGTGGAGCGGGACGAAGTGCTGCGCCCCAAGGCGGACCGCATCGTCGGAGAAGCGGTGCGGCTGGAGCAGCTGATGAATGACCTGCTGGCCTTCGTGCGCAGCGGCGAGCTGCGCCGCACGGGCACGGACCCGAACGAGGTGCTGCGCGCGGCGGTGGAGGCGACGGGGGAGACGCGGGTGGAGGCGCACTATCTCCCCGGGCGCGAGCACTGGGAGCTGGACGCGGGGCGCTTCCAGCAGGCGCTGGAGAACGTGCTGCGCAACGCGGTGCAGGTGAGCCCGGATGGGCGGCGCGTGGAGGTGGGCGTGGAGCGCGAGGGCACGTCGCTCATCTTCACGGTGCGAGACCACGGCCCCGGCATTCCGAAGGGAGACGAGGAGCGCATCTTCGAGCCCTTCGTCACGGGGCGGCTGCGCGGTGTGGGGCTGGGGTTGGCCATCACCCGCCGCATCGTCGAGCTGCATGGGGGCTCGGTGATTGCGCGGACACACGCGGAAGGTGGCGCGGAGTTTCGCCTCACGGTTCCAGCGAGGGGAGTCTGAGCCATGGCGCGGATTCTCGTCGCGGATGATGAGGAGGGCGTGCGCTCGTTCATCGCGGAGGCGCTCGAGGTCGAAGGCCACCTGGTGACGACGGCGGCCGACGGTGAAGAGGCCGCGCGGCTCTTGGCGAAGCAGGGCGTGGACCTGTTGGTGACGGACCTGCGCATGCCCGGCATGGATGGGCTGACGCTGCTGCGCAAGGTGCGCGAGGAGCAGCCGGACGTGGAGGTCGTCGTCCTCACGGCGGTGGGCTCGGTGGAGAGCGCGGTGTCGGCGATGAAGGCCGGCGCGTTCGAGTACCTGCTCAAGCCCGTGGGGAGTCCGGCGGAGCTGCGGTTGACGGTGGCTCGCGCGCTGGAGCGCCGCGCGCTGCTGAACTTCCGGGCGGAGGCGCGACAGTCCACCGGGTCGGTGGTGCTGAGCTGGGGTTCTCCAGCGATGGGGCCCGTGGTGGAGGCGCTGCGCAAGGTGGCCCCCACGCAGGCCACGGTGCTGCTGGTGGGCGAGAGCGGCACGGGCAAGGAGGTGGCCGCGAGGGCGCTGCACCAGTGGAGCGAGCGCTCCGAGGGGCCCTTCGTCGCGGTCAACTGCGCCGCGCTGACGGAGACGCTGCTGGAGAGCGAGCTGTTCGGCCACGAGAAGGGCGCCTTCACCGGCGCGGTGGCGCAGCGGCGCGGGAGGATCGAGCTGGCCCAGGGCGGGACGTTCTTCCTCGATGAAGTGGGTGAGCTGAAGGCGGAGCTCCAGGCGAAGCTCTTGCGGGTGCTCCAGGAGCGGCGCTTCGAGCGCGTGGGCGGCACGCGGACGCTGGAGGCGGACGTGCGCTGGGTGGCGGCGACCAACCGCGACCTCAAGGCGATGATGGCGCGCGGAGAGTTTCGCGAGGACCTCTACCACCGGCTCGCGGTGTTCCCCATCCGGCTGCCCTCGCTGCGCGAGCGCCCCGAGGACCTGGGGCCCTTGGCGGAGCTGCTGCTGCGGCGCATCGGCGACGAGCTGGGGCGTCCCGGGTTGAAGCTGTCACCGGAGGCGTCGGCGCGGCTGCAGACCTTCCCGTGGCCGGGCAACGTGCGCGAGCTGCGCAATGCGCTGGAGCGGGCGGCCATCCTCGCGGACGGCTCGGTGGTGGAGGCGCGCCATCTCTGGCTGGATGCGACCAGCACCCCCGAGGTGACGCCCGCCGCCACCGTGGGGACGCGGCTGCCGGACAAGACGCTGGAGGAGCTGGAGCGGATGGCCATCGAGCAGGCCATCGCGGACGAGGGTGGCAACCGCAAGCGGGCCGCACAGCGGCTGGGCATCGGCTTGAGGACGCTCTACGACAAGCTGCGGCGCTACGGAATGCAGTGAGCGGGTGGGGCGCGGCCACGAAGCGCGCGCCCCGCCCATGTCACATCACGGAGGGCCGTAGCCCTGGACGCGCGAGTTGAGCTCCACCGCGGTGGCGTAGATCTGCGCCCAGGTGCGGTACTTCAGCTTGGCGCCGAAGCCCTTCTGGTCATTGGCGAAGTGGAACAGGTCCTCGCGGAAGAGGGCGTCGGCGGACTTGCGCGCGTCGTCGCTCAGGGGCGTGCCCTTGCGGTCGTAGTAGCGCAGCAGGTCGTAGCCGTAGTCGTGCGTCTTGGCCGCGGGGTCGAACTCCTTGTCCGGACCAATCTTTCCGGGCGCGGAGGCGGAGCCGAACGGGTCCTGCATGCGCTGGCCGTGCTTCGTCTGGATGGCGAAGGGCTTGTAGCCCATCACCTTCTCGAAGTCGGCGGGCGGAGGGCGGGCACCGGTGAGGTACTCCCGCATCAGCTTGCCGTGGTCTCCGGCGGGGGCAGCGCCAACGCGCGCCGTGGCCGTGGTGGCCTTGGTGAACGTGTCCTTCTCGTGCGGACGCACCGTCGCCGTGTTGGCGCGCTCGGTGGTCGGCGACTCGGAGCTGGAGGTGGCAGGACGGCGGGCCGTGGCTGGGGGCGTGCGAACGATCATGTGAGTTCCCGAGAGAGCCTTCTCTTGTTTTGTCGCACTTTGTAGGGTGGAAGTTGCGTGGATGTGATTGACGCATCGCGTGACGAGAAGGAGCGGTCGTGGGCAAGGACCTGTATCGCGACGGGATGGCTCGACTGGAGGCGGGGGATACCCCGGAGGCGAGGCGGCTGTTGGAGGCCGCGCTCCGCGAGTCGCCGGGGGACGTGAAGGTGATGCACGCGCTGTCCCGGGTCTTGGACGAGGCGGGTGAGCGAGCCCGGGCCGTGGAGCTGCTGGAGCTCGCGCACGCGAAGGCGCCCTCCGAGCCGGACCCCGCGCGCGACCTGGCGATGGCCCTCCTGGAGCGCGGCGATGATGCCCGCGCGGCGCGCGTGGTGGAGCCCGTGCTGGCGGCCCACCCCGAGCACCCGGGCGCGAACCTCGTGCTGGCGCTGGCGCTGGCGAAGACGGACCCGGCGCGGGCCCGAGCGCACCTGGCGCCCGCCGGCCGGAGCGAGGATGCCGAGGAGCGCGAGCAGGCGGCGGCGCTGGCGCGGGTGTTGTCGGGACAGTCGCCCTCGCCCGCGTAGGTCGCGAAACGCACGACGGGCGGCATCCCGAAGGACACCGCCCGCCGTGGGCTGCTCAGGCTGCGACCTGACTCAGGGCTTCGTGTACTGGATGGTCAGGTTGTAGTTCGCCGTCTGGTTGCCGGCGCCGCGCACCATGACGTACGCGGAGGACTGACCGGAGGGGACCGTCAGGGTGCACGTCTCGGACGCGCCCGACGTGTTCGGACGGCAGTCGTACGTGGTGGTGGTGGGGGCCGCGCCGAACCGGACATAGAGGTTCGGGTTGCGCGTGCCCGTCATCGTCACGGTGAAGCTGGTGCCCGGCACCACGCTGTAGGGACCGAAGTTGTCGTTCTCGTTGCGCGCCACCGTGCCCGTCGCCGTCTCCGTGGTCGGCGTGCCCGTGCCACCGCCCGAGTGCGTGCCCGTCAGCGTCACGCCCGAGTAGGCCGTGTAGGCGTTGACCATGACGTACCAGGTGCCGGCCTGCGGGTTGTTGAAGGTGCACGTCTCCGCGTTGCCGCTCGCGTACGGACGGCAGTCGTAGGTGCCGGAGTTCGGGACCGCGCCGAAGCGCACGTACAGGTCCGCGTCACCGGTGCCGCCCGTCGTGGTGAAGGTCAGCGTGGGGACACCCGCGGGGACCTCGAGCGTGTAGTACTTCTTGTTGCCGGAGCTGCCGGACAGGCCCGTCACCGGAACGCCGTTGGTCAGCGGGTTCGTCACGGGCGGCGGGGGCGGCACACCCACGGCGAGCCACGCGTTCGTCACGGCCTGGACCGTCGCCGCGTCGTAGCCGAGGTCCTGCGCGGCCTGCACGGTGTACGCCTTGGCCTGCTCGAACGTGGTGCTGGGGGTGAACAGGTCCGTGTTGGCCTTGTAGAAGATGCGGCCGGCCTTCTCCGGGCCGATGGCGGCCACGGCCTGCGTGGTCTTCCCGCGCGGGTGCGTTCCACCCTTGGAGAGCAGGGCGAAGACGAGGTTGCTGATGCCGGAGCTGTAGTGCACGTCCACGCCGGACGAGTAGTCCCCGTAGAAGTCGAGCGAGGCGTTGTCCTTGGCCGGGTCGTCCATGTAGCGCAGGGCATCGTTGGCGATGGCCGGCGTCCAGATGTCCTCGCCCACCATGAACACGTCGGCGTCGGTGGCCCAGTTGCGCGTCCAGCTCTCACACACGCCGGCGAAGATGTCGGACATGGACTCGTTGAGGCCGCCGGACTCACCTGAGTAGATGAGGTCCGACTCGGTGTCCGTCACGGCGTGGGTCAGCTCGTGGACGGTGACGTCCAGGTCCTTGCCCAGCTCGATGGAGTCGACGCCGTCGCCGTCGCCGTACACCATCTGCGTGCCGTCCCAGTACGCGTTCACGTAGTTGCTGCCGTAGTGGACGGTGCTGATGAGCTGCGCGCCCGCGTTGTCATACGAGTCGCGGTTGAAGAGCGTCTTGTAGCAGTTGTACGTGTTCCCGAGCTGGTCGTAGTTCATGTCCACGTGCGCGTCGCCCGTGGCGGCCTGACCCTCGGAGCGCTTGAGCGTTCCAGGCGTGGTGCTGCCGTTGTTGGCGCTGTACACCCGCCGGTTGAGCGCCTCGTGGATCTGCGGGTGCGTGGCCACCACGCCGCCGCGCAGGGCGTCGACGTAGACCAGGTCATCCGCCTTCATCCCGTCGCGGGTGCCCACCAGCCGCACCTGCCACGCGAGCCGCAGCTCATCGCTGCCGTCGGTGCGCACGTAGACGAGCGTCGGAGCGCCCTCGGCGTTCGCGCGCGGAATCGACGTGCCCGCGAGCGCCGCCGAGCGCGCGGCGTCGGAGGCCACCGTCGGCTCCGTGGCGGACGTCGTGCCGCCGCGAGCCGAGCCGTTGGCGGCATAGATGAGGCCATCCGGGTCGGCATGGAGCACCAGCTCGCCGCCGACGACGGGCCGGCCCTGGTGGAGCTGGCGGAAGCGCAGGTGCTTGCGCCCCTGGGCATCCACGTTGGCCCGGCGGAAGACGAGGTCGTCACCGCGCAGGCGGAAGGCCCCGGCGATGTCCGTCAG
This window contains:
- a CDS encoding SDR family oxidoreductase; this translates as MDKVIVITGASGGIGAALAQAAGARGAKLVLAARRQAELEAVAARSGPDALAVVTDVTSRAEVERLRDAALARFGRIDVWVNNAGRGITRGVAELTDEDLASMWRDNVNSALYGMQAVLPHFQARDAGQILNVSSVLGRLPVVPPRSAYSAAKHALNALSACLRQELRETHPGIWVTVVMPGVVATEFGSNALGGGMDSRAIPGAQPVEEAAQVILDAIVHPRPEVYTRAHTQAEVERYYHDVAAFERAPGPGPGR
- a CDS encoding ABC transporter permease, with the protein product MGEIIRVAFDAVLANKLRSLLTMLGIVIGIAAVITMVALGEGAQRSVEQRLKTLGTNVLTVRPGQSFSGGLGRGQATMTIDDAEALRAQPKHIQAVAPEIESRFQVEYGASNANLSVVGTWPAYFSINESHLTAGRMFSDEEDRGRRRVVVLGALAGTQLGLRDSASLVGETVRIRGIPFEVIGVLAEKGSQGFSNPDESLYIPLSTAQFRVMGSNRIRSIAVQASDEKSMENAMAEIDLKLRREHRLRPEQQADFNIRDQASLLATVQETTQTFSLLLAGIAAISLLVGGIGIMNIMLVSVTERTREIGLRKALGATGTDILLQFLVESLVLCLAGGTLGLLLGIGGAAVLQRIMGWTMVIAPEAIGVAIAFSATVGVFFGIWPARRAASLAPIESLRYE
- a CDS encoding efflux RND transporter periplasmic adaptor subunit, coding for MSKAKKWVITGVAAVLLGAGVYATQRESQPRTPERSAALATVERRDMEVVAESAGLVEPLRVVEVKSKASGEVLRVLFDTGDKVEKDALLAEIDPRDVQNALAQAQADLESARVRLNTTEAQRQRMESLRQSGYVTQQEFESSVDAFATARAAKVRAETNLQLAKERSRDVTIRAPSSGTLLERQIQPGQIIASATSNVSGGSTLFKMADLSIMQVRAKVDETDVGQIRPGLKARVTMEAYPGRTFIGEVVKIEPQALVEQNVTLFPVLVRLDNPDGLLRPGMNAEVAIEISSRRDAITVPNSAVVGLRDARAAAVAVGLTEDAVRSLLRPQGAKGEGRGRGGSGGNGPSENTATPTSGEATAGHPENKGPSLAPSATAAAGTESQGQNVLATASPPGGGGEGRRQRGGRQGTGDTRPGLVFVQGKTGPEPRKVVLGLSDWENSEVLSGLEPGEQVLLVSVAQLQQQQQRQNERFRQATGGMFPGAGGGGGGMRGGR
- a CDS encoding ABC transporter ATP-binding protein; amino-acid sequence: MGSEVVRALRGVDLTIRRNEYVAVMGPSGSGKSTFMNLIGCLDIPSAGQYWLNGQPVAGMTENALARIRNRELGFVFQSFNLLPRASALDNVALPLVYARVPRKVRLERAAAMLEKVGLGARKDHRPNELSGGQRQRVAIARALVTHPALLLADEPTGALDSHTGEEIMALFGELHSQGQTLMLVTHEADIAAHAQRVLFLKDGVIERDERKRT
- a CDS encoding TolC family protein, whose translation is MPLLTLGLVGMVTAPVSNMARADPSAVRMQADAPTQTAQEPAPSAAPAPEAQAPAPASEAEPKVMRVTLEEAIARALKANPQVAQAKGSVTNAEAAELSAVGAYIPSLSASASGSLASTERIEPVTGAVVSGSNDTYSAGLAASWNVFTGGQRSATRKQTRAQSGAAQAQLTAQRAAAVLAVERAFYEVLRAMGLEEVANARIERARQNEGAAERRLAVGSATRSDLLRAQLDHTTAKEALRTAETQRTSAALALGRLVGEDGPVEASPDANITPKPLTLTDAALISELEANAPDVLAAASTLGASQAGVSVAKATYLPTVRLSAGYDWFNQDPSFNGGRTSWSVRLGVSYPIFDGFLREERVQRARTQEVVSQAQLADTRRAVRSGAGQALAQLRLAEDRITFSVQSVEVAREDLKVQQERYRLGATTILELLTSQESLVQAEINLVSSRFDYRIARAELEALAGRPL
- a CDS encoding sensor histidine kinase gives rise to the protein MSLVARWRRPVGPWMPWALVGLMCAVLLSTVLFIRRSAVEASSLVVRGMANVLMHTGLDAFREGTGPPTQQALQAFLEAHQEGGLRYVAILEDGRVLASVGEGSLGEIQDGPQLRIEKGKGRFIHRLRKPRPDPQAQVGGAEPMPPPPPPEARRNLRIGYEFEPITALELTDRSQHLLVIAVVSVMGILGLTFAFTRSLAQREALATELERGRRLAALGTMSAVLAHELRNPLASLKGHAQLLAERVERDEVLRPKADRIVGEAVRLEQLMNDLLAFVRSGELRRTGTDPNEVLRAAVEATGETRVEAHYLPGREHWELDAGRFQQALENVLRNAVQVSPDGRRVEVGVEREGTSLIFTVRDHGPGIPKGDEERIFEPFVTGRLRGVGLGLAITRRIVELHGGSVIARTHAEGGAEFRLTVPARGV
- a CDS encoding sigma-54 dependent transcriptional regulator is translated as MARILVADDEEGVRSFIAEALEVEGHLVTTAADGEEAARLLAKQGVDLLVTDLRMPGMDGLTLLRKVREEQPDVEVVVLTAVGSVESAVSAMKAGAFEYLLKPVGSPAELRLTVARALERRALLNFRAEARQSTGSVVLSWGSPAMGPVVEALRKVAPTQATVLLVGESGTGKEVAARALHQWSERSEGPFVAVNCAALTETLLESELFGHEKGAFTGAVAQRRGRIELAQGGTFFLDEVGELKAELQAKLLRVLQERRFERVGGTRTLEADVRWVAATNRDLKAMMARGEFREDLYHRLAVFPIRLPSLRERPEDLGPLAELLLRRIGDELGRPGLKLSPEASARLQTFPWPGNVRELRNALERAAILADGSVVEARHLWLDATSTPEVTPAATVGTRLPDKTLEELERMAIEQAIADEGGNRKRAAQRLGIGLRTLYDKLRRYGMQ